In Streptomyces sp. NBC_00704, a genomic segment contains:
- a CDS encoding helix-turn-helix transcriptional regulator, producing MDGDLGDFLRSRRARIRPEEVGLPSHGRRRVPGLRREEVAQLAGVSVDYYIRLEQGRGPAVSDAVLDAVARVLRLDDTEHAYLRAVARPRRPAGRPSAPRVRPGVRALLDSMERTPAFVLDQRMDVLAWNPLADAVFGYSGSGFEGRSIPRHVFLDPGSRDFYPEWSAVAVQCVAHLRMLAGHHQDDRRLTALVGELSLKSEEFRRLWADHPVRECAYGVKRIQHPVAGLLTFPYETLAVGADPDQTLLVYTAEAGSETEERLRLLGSWGAAPVRTSP from the coding sequence ATGGACGGGGACCTCGGAGATTTTCTGCGCTCGCGCCGTGCTCGCATCCGGCCGGAGGAGGTCGGACTGCCCTCGCACGGGCGCCGGCGCGTCCCCGGTCTGCGGCGCGAGGAGGTGGCGCAGCTCGCTGGAGTGAGCGTCGACTACTACATACGCCTGGAGCAGGGCCGCGGCCCCGCCGTCAGCGACGCGGTCCTGGACGCGGTGGCCCGCGTCCTGCGCCTGGACGACACCGAGCACGCCTACCTGCGCGCCGTCGCCCGCCCCCGCAGGCCCGCCGGGCGGCCGTCCGCGCCCCGTGTCCGGCCGGGGGTGCGGGCGCTGCTCGACAGCATGGAGCGCACTCCCGCGTTCGTGCTGGACCAGCGGATGGACGTGCTGGCGTGGAACCCGCTCGCCGACGCGGTCTTCGGGTACAGCGGGAGCGGGTTCGAGGGCCGCAGCATCCCCCGGCACGTGTTCCTCGACCCCGGCTCGCGCGACTTCTACCCGGAGTGGTCCGCGGTCGCCGTCCAGTGCGTGGCGCACCTGCGGATGCTGGCGGGCCATCACCAGGACGACCGCCGGCTGACCGCGCTGGTGGGGGAACTGTCGCTGAAGAGCGAGGAGTTCCGCAGGCTGTGGGCCGACCATCCGGTCCGGGAGTGCGCCTACGGGGTGAAGCGGATCCAGCACCCGGTCGCGGGTCTGCTGACCTTCCCCTACGAGACGCTGGCGGTGGGGGCGGACCCGGACCAGACCCTGCTGGTCTACACCGCGGAGGCGGGCTCCGAGACGGAGGAACGGCTGAGGCTGCTGGGCAGTTGGGGAGCCGCACCGGTGCGGACGTCACCCTGA
- a CDS encoding allantoate amidohydrolase, which yields MWRELAPLGRHRDSGGYRRYAWTAADADCRAWFRQQAETRGLAYEVDRNGNQWAWLGDPGAGDAVVTGSHLDSVPDGGAFDGPLGVVSSFAALDELLARGVEFTRPLALVNFGDEEGARFGLACVGSRLAAGQLTVEQAHRLTDAEGITLPRAMEAAGHDPDALGADPERLGRIGAFVELHVEQGRALDLSGDRVGLASAIWPHGRWRFDFRGEANHAGTTRLADRRDPMLSYAETVLAARREAELAGAVATFGKISVEPNGVNAIPSLVRGWLDSRAADQATLDQVVEGVEKAALGYAQAHGIDLDVVRESFTPVVEFDHALRDELARILGAGAGAGDTAGTGGSGTGLRVPVLGTGAGHDAGILSASIPTAMLFVRNPTGVSHSPAEFAAEDDCVAGVLALADALEGLACR from the coding sequence ATGTGGCGCGAACTCGCGCCCCTCGGGCGGCACCGCGACTCCGGCGGCTACCGCCGCTACGCCTGGACCGCCGCCGACGCCGACTGCCGCGCCTGGTTCCGGCAGCAGGCCGAGACACGAGGGCTGGCCTACGAGGTCGACCGCAACGGCAACCAGTGGGCCTGGCTCGGCGACCCCGGCGCCGGGGACGCCGTCGTCACCGGCTCGCATCTCGACTCCGTGCCCGACGGCGGCGCCTTCGACGGGCCCCTCGGCGTCGTGTCCTCGTTCGCGGCCCTCGACGAACTGCTCGCCCGGGGCGTGGAGTTCACCAGGCCGCTCGCCCTCGTCAACTTCGGGGACGAGGAGGGCGCCCGCTTCGGCCTGGCCTGCGTCGGGTCGCGCCTCGCCGCCGGGCAGCTCACCGTCGAGCAGGCGCACCGGCTCACCGACGCCGAGGGGATCACCCTGCCGCGGGCCATGGAGGCCGCCGGCCACGACCCCGACGCCCTCGGCGCCGACCCGGAGCGGCTCGGCCGCATCGGCGCGTTCGTGGAACTGCACGTCGAACAGGGCCGCGCCCTGGACCTCAGCGGCGACCGGGTCGGCCTCGCCAGCGCCATCTGGCCGCACGGACGCTGGCGGTTCGACTTCCGCGGCGAGGCCAACCACGCCGGCACCACCCGCCTCGCGGACCGGCGCGACCCCATGCTGTCCTACGCCGAGACGGTCCTCGCTGCCCGCCGCGAGGCCGAACTCGCGGGCGCCGTCGCCACTTTCGGCAAGATCTCCGTCGAGCCGAACGGCGTCAACGCCATCCCCTCCCTGGTGCGCGGCTGGCTCGACTCCCGCGCCGCCGACCAGGCCACCCTGGACCAGGTCGTCGAGGGCGTCGAGAAGGCCGCCCTCGGCTACGCGCAGGCCCACGGGATCGACCTGGACGTCGTCCGCGAGTCGTTCACGCCCGTCGTCGAGTTCGACCACGCCCTGCGCGACGAACTGGCCCGCATCCTGGGCGCCGGCGCGGGCGCGGGCGACACCGCGGGAACGGGCGGGAGCGGGACCGGTCTCAGGGTGCCCGTGCTCGGAACGGGCGCCGGACACGACGCCGGAATCCTCTCCGCGAGCATCCCGACCGCCATGCTGTTCGTGCGCAACCCCACGGGCGTCTCGCACTCCCCGGCCGAGTTCGCCGCCGAGGACGACTGCGTGGCCGGGGTGCTCGCACTCGCCGACGCACTGGAAGGGCTGGCCTGCAGGTGA
- a CDS encoding formimidoylglutamate deiminase, whose product MTHPHTRTYWLEHAWLDTHVEPGVAVDVADGRLTAVRTDVPAPPPGAEILRGLTLPGLANAHSHAFHRALRGTVQVGSGTFWTWREVMYSVADKLTPETYHALARAVYAEMALAGVTSVGEFHYVHHAPGGARYADPNAMGEALIAAAADAGIRITLLDTAYLSSGFGQPPTAHQLRFSDGSAEAWAERCSVLKERDHARIGAAVHSVRAVPAGQMETVARWAEERRAPLHVHLSEQTAENDACREAHGCTPTQLLALHGVLGPRTTGVHNTHLTAEDVSLIGRSGTGTCMCPTTERDLADGIGPAVALQNEGSPLCLGSDSHAVIDLLEEARAMELDERLRTRTRGHWTAAALLRAASADGHAALGWHEAGRIEEGGLADLTTIALDSVRTAGPLPRLGAETAVFAASAADVRHTVVGGRHVVRDGAHTLVPDVPQALAQAVDALRG is encoded by the coding sequence GTGACCCACCCCCACACGCGCACGTACTGGCTGGAGCACGCCTGGCTCGACACCCACGTCGAGCCGGGAGTCGCCGTCGACGTCGCGGACGGCCGGCTCACGGCCGTCCGCACGGACGTGCCGGCCCCGCCACCCGGCGCCGAGATCCTGCGCGGCCTGACCCTGCCGGGGCTGGCGAACGCCCACTCGCACGCCTTCCACCGCGCGCTGCGCGGAACCGTCCAGGTCGGCTCCGGCACCTTCTGGACCTGGCGCGAGGTCATGTACTCGGTCGCCGACAAGCTCACGCCGGAGACCTACCACGCGCTGGCCCGCGCCGTGTACGCCGAGATGGCGTTGGCGGGCGTCACCTCCGTCGGCGAGTTCCACTACGTGCACCACGCCCCCGGCGGCGCCCGCTACGCCGACCCCAACGCCATGGGCGAGGCCCTGATCGCGGCGGCCGCCGACGCCGGCATCCGCATCACCCTCCTCGACACCGCCTATCTGTCCTCCGGCTTCGGACAGCCGCCCACCGCCCACCAGCTGCGGTTCTCCGACGGGAGCGCCGAAGCCTGGGCCGAACGCTGTTCAGTTCTCAAGGAACGGGATCACGCGCGGATCGGAGCGGCCGTCCACTCCGTGCGGGCCGTGCCCGCCGGCCAGATGGAGACCGTCGCCCGGTGGGCCGAGGAGCGGCGCGCCCCGCTCCATGTGCACCTGTCCGAGCAGACGGCCGAGAACGACGCCTGCCGCGAGGCCCACGGGTGCACCCCGACCCAGCTGCTCGCCCTGCACGGCGTGCTCGGGCCGCGCACCACCGGCGTCCACAACACCCACCTCACCGCCGAGGACGTCTCCCTCATCGGCCGCAGCGGCACCGGAACCTGCATGTGCCCCACCACCGAACGCGACCTCGCCGACGGCATCGGGCCCGCCGTCGCCCTGCAGAACGAGGGCTCACCGCTCTGCCTGGGCTCCGACAGCCACGCCGTCATCGACCTCCTCGAAGAGGCCCGCGCGATGGAACTCGACGAGCGCCTGCGCACCCGCACCCGCGGTCACTGGACCGCGGCCGCGCTGCTGCGCGCCGCGTCCGCCGACGGCCACGCGGCCCTCGGCTGGCACGAGGCCGGCAGGATCGAGGAGGGCGGGCTCGCCGACCTCACGACCATCGCGCTCGACTCGGTCAGGACAGCGGGGCCGCTGCCCCGGCTCGGCGCCGAGACGGCCGTATTCGCCGCGAGCGCGGCGGACGTCCGGCACACCGTCGTGGGCGGACGGCATGTCGTACGGGACGGGGCGCACACGCTCGTGCCGGATGTGCCGCAGGCCCTCGCGCAGGCCGTCGACGCCCTGCGCGGCTGA
- a CDS encoding transcriptional regulator, which translates to MTAVRTHPQGTTPPPRLPVREKSGARDRGGALSPMLTRLAAERATGVLERERGSLYLAEGRVVHAESPLAPGLDVLLLAHGTLAPAVWQDAVDRADEEYGAARLLLDAGRVPRGALELCHLEAVYDAAYFALAPSSTPGHFRYGAGHWLGALRPVPVAAVERETLRRRELLDRLWPDPLTDGAPLRRADAVAAPTPTARQGAVLALADGVRTAPDIARKLGRQAFHTLVDVRRLAAAGLLTALFPPPRAPKSPAAAGPGLPPRHALAATAATAAAEPPRGITLPRVNDPDITLLKRLRDALEAL; encoded by the coding sequence GTGACCGCGGTGAGAACGCACCCCCAGGGGACGACCCCGCCGCCCCGGCTGCCCGTGCGGGAGAAGTCCGGGGCCCGCGACCGCGGCGGCGCGCTGTCGCCGATGCTCACCCGGCTCGCGGCCGAGCGGGCGACGGGCGTCCTGGAGCGCGAGCGCGGCTCGCTCTACCTCGCCGAGGGCCGCGTGGTGCACGCCGAGAGCCCGCTCGCCCCGGGCCTCGACGTGCTCCTCCTGGCCCACGGCACCCTCGCCCCCGCCGTCTGGCAGGACGCGGTGGACCGGGCCGACGAGGAGTACGGCGCCGCCCGGCTGCTGCTCGACGCCGGCCGCGTCCCGCGCGGCGCGCTGGAGCTGTGCCACCTGGAGGCGGTGTACGACGCGGCCTACTTCGCGCTCGCCCCCAGCAGCACCCCCGGGCACTTCCGCTACGGGGCCGGGCACTGGCTGGGCGCCCTGCGGCCCGTCCCGGTCGCCGCGGTCGAGCGCGAGACGCTGCGCCGGCGCGAGCTGCTGGACCGGCTGTGGCCGGACCCGCTGACCGACGGGGCGCCGCTGCGCCGCGCCGACGCCGTCGCCGCGCCGACGCCGACCGCCCGGCAGGGCGCGGTGCTGGCCCTGGCGGACGGTGTGCGCACCGCGCCGGACATCGCCCGCAAGCTGGGCCGGCAGGCCTTCCACACCCTGGTCGACGTCCGGCGGCTGGCCGCGGCGGGGCTGCTGACGGCCCTGTTCCCGCCGCCGCGCGCCCCGAAATCCCCGGCCGCCGCCGGGCCCGGCCTGCCGCCCCGTCACGCGCTCGCCGCGACCGCCGCGACCGCCGCGGCCGAACCGCCGCGGGGCATCACCCTGCCCCGCGTCAACGACCCCGACATCACCCTGCTGAAGAGGCTCAGGGATGCGCTGGAGGCCCTTTGA
- a CDS encoding RNA polymerase sigma factor SigF has product MEDIMSPRLDAPHTRGATSTPPPDQEHLEPIAHIAVPDVDPTDALAGLPEIPPFDEVGAVDARALSKTLFARLESLEEGTHDHAYVRNTLVELNLALVKFAASRFRSRSEPMEDIVQVGTIGLIKAIDRFELSRGVEFPTFAMPTIIGEIKRFFRDTSWSVRVPRRLQELRLDLAKAGDELAQKLDRAPTVAELAERLGLSGDEVVEGMAASNAYTASSLDAQAQDDDAEGALAHRIGYEDNSLEGIEYIESLKPLIAELAPRDRQILSLRFVANLTQSEIGEELGISQMHVSRLLSRTLVRLRKALTVEE; this is encoded by the coding sequence ATGGAGGACATCATGTCACCCCGGCTCGACGCACCGCATACCCGCGGAGCGACGTCGACACCCCCTCCGGACCAGGAACATCTGGAACCCATCGCACACATCGCGGTGCCGGACGTCGACCCCACCGACGCCCTCGCCGGACTCCCGGAGATCCCCCCGTTCGACGAGGTCGGAGCCGTCGACGCGCGGGCCCTGTCCAAGACCCTGTTCGCCCGGCTCGAATCCCTCGAAGAGGGCACGCACGACCACGCGTACGTGCGCAACACGCTCGTCGAACTGAACCTCGCGCTGGTCAAGTTCGCCGCCTCCCGGTTCCGCTCCCGCAGCGAGCCCATGGAGGACATCGTGCAGGTCGGCACCATCGGCCTGATCAAGGCGATCGACCGCTTCGAACTCTCGCGGGGCGTCGAGTTCCCGACCTTCGCGATGCCGACCATCATCGGCGAGATCAAGCGCTTCTTCCGCGACACGTCGTGGTCCGTGCGCGTCCCGCGCCGGCTCCAGGAGCTGCGGCTCGACCTGGCCAAGGCGGGCGACGAACTGGCCCAGAAGCTGGACCGCGCGCCGACCGTCGCGGAACTGGCCGAGCGTCTCGGCCTCTCCGGCGACGAGGTCGTCGAGGGCATGGCCGCGTCCAACGCCTACACGGCGTCCTCGCTGGACGCGCAGGCGCAGGACGACGACGCGGAGGGCGCCCTCGCCCATCGCATCGGCTACGAGGACAACAGCCTCGAAGGCATCGAGTACATCGAGTCGCTGAAGCCCCTGATCGCCGAACTCGCACCCCGCGACCGGCAGATCCTCTCCCTCCGCTTCGTCGCCAATCTGACCCAGTCGGAGATCGGCGAGGAGCTCGGCATCTCGCAGATGCACGTGTCGCGGCTGCTGTCGCGCACCCTGGTGCGGCTGCGCAAGGCGCTGACCGTCGAGGAGTAG
- the hutU gene encoding urocanate hydratase has translation MSGPRPVRAPRGTELSALGWQQEAALRMLQNNLDPEVAEHPDKLVVYGGTGKAARDWRSFDAMVRTLRTLKQDETMLVQSGRPVGVMQTHEWAPRVLIANSNLVGDWANWEEFRRLEQLGLTMYGQMTAGSWIYIGTQGILQGTYETFAAVAAKKFGGTLAGTITLTAGLGGMGGAQPLAVTMNDGVAICVDCDPRAIDRRIEHRYLDVRADDLDHALRLAVEARDQRRPLSIGVLGNAAEVVPQLLAMGAPVDIVTDQTSAHDPLAYLPTGIAFEDMADAAEKDPAGFTTRARESMARHVEAMVGFMDAGAEVFDYGNSIRGEARLAGYDRAFAFPGFVPAYIRPLFCEGKGPFRWAALSGEASDIAKTDKAILDLFPENESLARWIKLAGERVHFQGLPARICWLGYGERDKAGERFNDMVASGELAAPLAIGRDHLDCGSVASPYRETEAMLDGSDAIADWPLLNAMVNVASGASWVSLHHGGGVGMGRSIHAGQVSVADGTRLAGEKIRRVLTNDPGMGVIRHVDAGYDIAESVADERGVRVPMNEGEGEAR, from the coding sequence ATGTCAGGACCCCGCCCCGTACGAGCGCCGCGCGGTACGGAACTGAGCGCCCTGGGATGGCAGCAGGAGGCCGCGCTGCGGATGCTGCAGAACAACCTCGACCCCGAGGTCGCCGAGCACCCCGACAAGCTCGTCGTCTACGGCGGCACCGGCAAGGCCGCCCGCGACTGGCGCTCCTTCGACGCGATGGTCCGCACCCTGCGCACCCTCAAGCAGGACGAGACCATGCTCGTCCAGTCCGGCCGCCCGGTCGGCGTCATGCAGACCCACGAGTGGGCCCCGCGCGTCCTCATCGCCAACTCCAACCTCGTCGGCGACTGGGCCAACTGGGAGGAGTTCCGCCGCCTGGAACAGCTGGGCCTGACCATGTACGGCCAGATGACCGCCGGGTCCTGGATCTACATCGGCACCCAGGGCATCCTCCAGGGCACCTACGAGACCTTCGCCGCCGTCGCCGCGAAGAAGTTCGGCGGCACCCTCGCCGGCACGATCACCCTCACCGCGGGCCTCGGCGGCATGGGCGGCGCCCAGCCGCTCGCCGTGACGATGAACGACGGCGTGGCGATCTGCGTCGACTGCGACCCGCGCGCCATCGACCGCCGCATCGAGCACCGCTACCTGGACGTCCGGGCCGACGACCTCGACCACGCGCTCCGGCTCGCCGTGGAGGCCAGGGACCAGCGCAGGCCCCTGTCCATCGGCGTCCTCGGCAACGCCGCCGAGGTCGTCCCGCAGCTGCTGGCGATGGGCGCGCCCGTCGACATCGTCACCGACCAGACCTCCGCCCACGACCCGCTGGCGTACCTGCCCACCGGCATCGCCTTCGAGGACATGGCCGACGCCGCCGAGAAGGACCCGGCCGGATTCACCACCCGGGCCCGCGAGTCGATGGCCCGCCACGTCGAGGCGATGGTCGGCTTCATGGACGCCGGCGCCGAGGTCTTCGACTACGGCAACTCCATCCGCGGCGAGGCCCGGCTGGCCGGCTACGACCGCGCGTTCGCCTTCCCCGGCTTCGTCCCGGCCTACATCCGCCCGCTGTTCTGCGAGGGCAAGGGCCCCTTCCGCTGGGCCGCCCTGTCCGGCGAGGCCTCGGACATCGCCAAGACCGACAAGGCGATCCTCGACCTCTTCCCGGAGAACGAGTCCCTCGCCCGCTGGATCAAGCTGGCCGGCGAACGCGTCCACTTCCAGGGCCTGCCCGCCCGCATCTGCTGGCTCGGCTACGGCGAACGCGACAAGGCCGGCGAGCGCTTCAACGACATGGTGGCGTCGGGCGAACTGGCCGCCCCCCTCGCCATCGGCCGCGACCACCTCGACTGCGGCTCGGTCGCCTCCCCGTACCGCGAGACCGAGGCCATGCTCGACGGCTCCGACGCGATCGCCGACTGGCCGCTGCTGAACGCCATGGTCAACGTCGCCTCGGGCGCCTCCTGGGTCTCCCTCCACCACGGCGGCGGCGTCGGCATGGGCCGCTCCATCCACGCCGGCCAGGTCTCGGTGGCGGACGGCACCAGGCTCGCCGGCGAGAAGATCCGCCGCGTGCTGACCAACGACCCCGGCATGGGCGTCATCCGGCACGTCGACGCCGGCTACGACATCGCAGAGTCCGTCGCCGACGAGCGGGGCGTGCGCGTGCCGATGAACGAGGGCGAGGGCGAGGCGCGGTGA
- the hutI gene encoding imidazolonepropionase: MSSTVITNIATLVTNDPSLGHGSPRSDAFEDGGSSPLGLIRDAAVVIDGDRIAWTGESSKAPATDNRVDAGGRAVLPGFVDSHSHLVFAGDRTEEFNARMSGRGYTAGGIRTTVAATRAASDEELEVNLTRYLSEALSQGTTTMETKSGYGLTVADEARALRLAARHTDEVTYLGAHIVPPDHADDPAAYVALVTGEMLDACAPHARWIDVFCEKGAFDGDQARAILTAGRAKGLHPRIHANQLSHGPGVQLAVELDAASADHCTHLTDADVDALASGETVATLLPGAEFSTRAAWPDARRLLDAGVTVALSTDCNPGSSFTSSMPFCVALAVRDMGMTPDEAVWSATAGGAAALRRTDVGRVTPGAYADLTLLDAPSHVHLAYRPGVPLVSGVWRRGVRVV, from the coding sequence ATGAGCAGCACCGTCATCACCAACATCGCCACGCTGGTCACCAACGATCCCTCCCTCGGACACGGGTCCCCCCGGTCGGACGCCTTCGAGGACGGGGGCAGCTCGCCCCTCGGCCTGATCCGGGACGCGGCGGTCGTCATCGACGGCGACCGGATCGCGTGGACCGGTGAATCAAGCAAAGCACCCGCCACTGACAACCGGGTCGACGCCGGCGGCCGCGCGGTCCTCCCCGGCTTCGTCGACTCCCACTCCCACCTGGTGTTCGCGGGCGACCGCACCGAGGAGTTCAACGCCCGCATGTCCGGCCGCGGTTACACGGCGGGCGGCATCCGCACGACCGTGGCGGCCACCCGGGCCGCGAGCGACGAGGAACTGGAGGTCAACCTCACCCGTTATCTGAGCGAGGCCCTCAGCCAGGGCACCACCACCATGGAGACCAAGTCCGGCTACGGCCTGACGGTCGCCGACGAGGCGCGCGCCCTGCGCCTCGCGGCACGCCACACCGACGAGGTCACCTACCTCGGCGCCCACATCGTCCCCCCCGACCACGCCGACGACCCGGCCGCCTACGTCGCCCTGGTCACCGGCGAGATGCTCGACGCCTGCGCCCCGCACGCCCGCTGGATCGACGTGTTCTGCGAGAAGGGCGCCTTCGACGGGGACCAGGCCCGCGCGATCCTCACCGCCGGCCGGGCGAAGGGGCTGCACCCCCGCATCCACGCCAACCAGCTCTCCCACGGCCCCGGCGTGCAGCTGGCGGTCGAGCTGGACGCGGCCAGCGCCGACCACTGCACCCACCTCACGGACGCGGACGTGGACGCCCTCGCGAGCGGCGAGACCGTCGCCACACTGCTGCCCGGCGCCGAGTTCTCCACCCGTGCCGCGTGGCCGGACGCCCGCCGGCTGCTGGACGCGGGCGTCACCGTCGCCCTCTCCACGGACTGCAACCCCGGTTCGTCCTTCACGTCGTCCATGCCGTTCTGCGTCGCGCTCGCCGTGCGGGACATGGGGATGACCCCGGACGAGGCGGTGTGGTCGGCCACGGCGGGCGGCGCCGCGGCCCTGCGCCGCACGGACGTGGGCCGCGTGACCCCCGGCGCGTACGCCGACCTGACCCTGCTGGACGCTCCCAGCCACGTCCACCTGGCCTACCGGCCGGGAGTTCCCCTGGTGTCCGGCGTCTGGCGCAGGGGCGTGCGCGTGGTCTGA
- a CDS encoding MurR/RpiR family transcriptional regulator, whose protein sequence is MSAQTEFGESGPGHGADGPAARLQTLFEGHRLTPTQRRIAHSMVRRAADVPFLSSVELAELAGVSQPSVTRFAVALGFDGYPALRRHLREVAPAGQPAEAASYNEYQQAVEAEIENLRHLAEALADPRPVRRAGRLLAASRPLPVLGLRAAASQAYGFAYFAAKVHPDVRLLHEGGTMIHDRIDAAVRAGASALLCFALPRHPREVVDTLGYAREAGLSVVTVADSAFAPVAKVSDLLLPAAVGTGLAFDTACAPMLLGRVLLEAMCDDLPDAQARLEEFDTRAAARGLFVE, encoded by the coding sequence ATGAGCGCGCAGACGGAGTTCGGCGAGAGCGGGCCGGGGCACGGGGCGGACGGTCCCGCCGCCCGGCTTCAGACCCTCTTCGAGGGGCACCGGCTGACGCCGACGCAGCGGCGGATCGCCCACAGCATGGTGCGCCGGGCGGCCGACGTGCCGTTCCTGTCCAGTGTGGAACTGGCCGAGCTGGCCGGGGTCAGCCAGCCGTCCGTCACCCGCTTCGCGGTCGCCCTCGGCTTCGACGGCTACCCCGCCCTGCGCCGGCATCTGCGCGAGGTCGCCCCCGCCGGGCAGCCCGCCGAAGCCGCCTCGTACAACGAGTACCAGCAGGCCGTCGAGGCCGAGATCGAGAACCTGCGCCACCTCGCCGAGGCGCTCGCCGACCCCCGCCCGGTGCGGCGGGCGGGCCGGCTGCTGGCGGCCTCGCGCCCGCTGCCCGTCCTCGGCCTGCGGGCCGCCGCCTCCCAGGCGTACGGATTCGCGTACTTCGCCGCCAAGGTCCATCCGGACGTACGGCTGCTGCACGAGGGCGGCACCATGATCCACGACCGGATCGACGCTGCCGTCCGGGCCGGCGCCTCCGCCCTGCTCTGCTTCGCGCTGCCCCGGCACCCGCGCGAGGTCGTCGACACCCTCGGCTACGCGCGGGAGGCCGGGCTGAGCGTGGTGACGGTCGCCGACTCCGCGTTCGCGCCGGTCGCCAAGGTCTCCGACCTGCTGCTGCCGGCCGCCGTCGGCACCGGACTCGCCTTCGACACGGCCTGTGCGCCGATGCTGCTCGGGCGGGTGCTGCTGGAGGCGATGTGCGACGACCTGCCCGACGCGCAGGCCCGGCTGGAGGAGTTCGACACGCGGGCGGCGGCGCGCGGCCTGTTCGTGGAGTGA
- a CDS encoding roadblock/LC7 domain-containing protein, with protein sequence MASAPEILDELRRLRARVPQLTGALAAGVDGLVLAHDTPGVEPEVVAALTAAALGVAVRMADTTGQGDFRELLVRGRYGYVATYAAGESAVLTLLAQDRVNVGRLHLEGRRAGARVGELVDAREAAARRARASPAEAPPKPPAKPPVRTPAKPPTPRTRTARGPATANARTTTES encoded by the coding sequence ATGGCCTCGGCGCCCGAGATACTCGACGAACTGCGGCGGCTGCGGGCGCGAGTGCCCCAGCTGACAGGCGCCCTCGCGGCCGGCGTGGACGGCCTCGTCCTCGCCCACGACACGCCCGGCGTGGAGCCGGAGGTGGTGGCCGCGCTGACCGCCGCCGCCCTCGGCGTCGCGGTGCGGATGGCGGACACCACCGGCCAGGGCGACTTCCGCGAGCTGCTCGTGCGCGGCCGGTACGGCTACGTCGCCACGTACGCGGCCGGTGAGTCCGCCGTGCTGACCCTGCTCGCGCAGGACCGCGTCAACGTCGGCCGGCTGCACCTGGAGGGCCGCCGCGCCGGAGCCCGCGTCGGGGAGCTGGTGGACGCCCGGGAGGCGGCCGCCCGGCGGGCACGGGCCTCGCCCGCCGAGGCGCCGCCGAAGCCCCCCGCCAAGCCGCCGGTGCGCACACCGGCCAAGCCCCCGACCCCACGGACCAGAACGGCGCGCGGCCCGGCCACCGCCAACGCGCGCACCACCACCGAAAGCTGA
- a CDS encoding SDR family oxidoreductase — protein MTHQNPHQNPHENLHGAPHDDPRRNPRDVPFATPYPSLAGRTAVVTGAASGIGEAVAALLAASGARVALLARRADRLEAVAEKIRADGGEALAVVADVTDDASVTAAADRIREAYGTVDLVVNNAGVMLPNPVDAGRADEWQRMLDTNVTGVLRMIRAFTGDLVESAARGRAADLVNVSSIGAHITFPNYAVYGATKAAVTYLSQSLRTEFGPRDVRVTNVEPGLTETELATHLDNDELAGQLDGMLDAIGALSSAEIADVVAYATSRPRHVNLRQIVVLPTRQA, from the coding sequence ATGACGCACCAGAACCCGCACCAGAACCCGCACGAGAACCTGCACGGTGCCCCGCACGACGACCCGCGGCGGAACCCGCGGGACGTCCCGTTCGCGACGCCGTACCCGAGCCTCGCCGGGCGCACCGCTGTCGTCACCGGCGCCGCCAGCGGGATCGGGGAGGCGGTGGCCGCGCTGCTCGCCGCGTCGGGCGCACGGGTCGCGCTGCTGGCCCGGCGCGCGGACCGGCTGGAAGCGGTCGCCGAGAAGATCCGCGCCGACGGCGGCGAGGCCCTCGCGGTCGTCGCCGACGTCACCGACGACGCGTCCGTGACCGCCGCCGCCGACCGGATCAGGGAGGCCTACGGGACCGTCGACCTGGTCGTCAACAACGCCGGCGTCATGCTGCCCAACCCCGTCGACGCCGGCCGCGCCGACGAGTGGCAGCGGATGCTCGACACCAACGTCACCGGGGTGCTGCGCATGATCCGCGCCTTCACCGGCGACCTGGTGGAGAGCGCGGCCCGCGGGCGCGCCGCCGACCTGGTGAACGTGTCGTCCATCGGCGCGCACATCACGTTCCCGAACTACGCGGTGTACGGCGCGACCAAGGCCGCCGTCACCTATCTGTCCCAGTCGCTGCGCACCGAGTTCGGGCCGCGGGACGTGCGGGTCACCAACGTCGAGCCGGGGCTGACGGAGACCGAACTGGCGACGCATCTCGACAACGACGAACTGGCCGGGCAGCTGGACGGCATGCTCGACGCCATCGGGGCGCTGTCCTCGGCGGAGATCGCCGACGTCGTCGCCTACGCGACCAGCCGCCCCCGGCACGTCAACCTGCGCCAGATCGTGGTCCTGCCGACCCGGCAGGCGTGA